The window ACCTGCTCGTGTGCAAAGCCGCCCACGATCTCGCCCGTCTCCAGCTCCGTCGGGGGCGCACACTTCTTCGCACACTCAATGACGGGCGTAAAGTCCTTCTCACCGTTCACGAGCGGGATGTGCGTACAGCCCGGCACGCCGACCGCAGCCGTGGTGAAAAGGCGATCCTTGTAGCTGTCCTTCGGCGGAACAACACAATTTGTCGTCATGAGGATCGCGCCGTTAAACTTCTCGAACTCCTCTTTTTGCTGCCACCATGCGTTGCCGTAGTTGCCGACGAGGTTGTCGTACTTCTTGAATGCGGGGTAGTAATGCGCGGGGATCATCTCACCGTGCGTATAGACATCGACGCCCGTACCCTTCGTCTGTTCCAGAAGCCGCTCAAGATCCTTGAGGTCATGCCCCGAGATGAGGATGCCGGGACGATTGCGGACACCGAGCTTTACCTTCGTGACCTCGGGATGACCGTACGTACCCGTATTCGCACCGTCGAGCAGAGCCATGCCCGCAACGCCCCACTTGCCCGTCTCAAGCACAAGTGCCGTCAGTGCGTCGCCATCCATCGTATCGTCAAGAAGCTGTGCAAGTGCACGCTGCGAGAATGCATCAATCTCCTCGTTCTCGTAGCCCAGTGCGTTCGCGTGCTCGACGTAGGCGGACAGCCCCTTCAGACCGTACGTTGTCAGCTCGCGCAGGCTGCGGACATCCTCGTTCTCCGTCGCGAGCACGCCGACCGTCTTTGCCTTTGCCTCATAGTCCGCACGCGGAGCCGTCCAGTGCGCCGCTGCGGGCAGCTTCGACGCATCGGCAACCTGTGCGAGCAGCTCCGCCTTCAGCGCAAGCGTCTCCTCGATCGCGTCCATGATCGCCTCGCGGTCGAAGTTCGCGTTCGTAATCGTAATGAAGAGGTTCATCGTCACGCGATGGTTCGTTTCCACCGAAACAGTCTTCCCCTCTGCGCGCAGCTGCGTCGTCACCGCGCCGAGCCCCTTCGTCACATAGACGAGCAGATCCTGCATCTCCGCGACATCCGGCTTCTTGCCGCAGACCCCCTGCACCGTGCAGCCCTTGCCGCCCGCCGTCTCCTGACACTGATAACAAAACATTTTAGCATCCATGAGAAACTCTCCTTTGCCGTCATATACAATACACATTTGTTGCGCTGATTATAGCAAAGAGGCTTCTCCATAGACGTAACATTTGTTACCACTCAATAATCAATAGAAATTCTCATCAGATGGCCTCCGTATACTCTGAGGTCGAATCCGTAGCGCGAGCGCCGTCATGTTCCGTTCAAAACGTTGGAAACCGCCCCCGCAGCATCGGTAAAAGCAGCAGTGCAAGCAGAGCGTTCACGATACCCTCCATGAGGAGTCCCGGCGTGGAGGCAAGCGCGGCGGGCAGGCTCGCGTAGAGCACCGCACCCGCAAGGGTATATGCCGCTGCCATCCAGAGACTTGAGAGGAGGAGAGACACAACGACACTGATGCGGGGGGCGATCACATCCCCCCTGCGCCCGATTCGGCAGACGATCTCCGCCATAACGAATTTGATAACGAGGGTCGGTACAATCCAGAGTGCAAACCCGCCCAAAAGGTCGGCAAGTGCCGAGCCGATACACGCAGCAAAGAGGGTACTGCGGCGCGGTGCAAGCAGCGCAAGCAGGAAGATCACAGCATCGCCGAGATGGGCATAGCCAAGCGGGATCGGGATGTGCGGCAGATATGTCGCGGCAAAGACGAGTGCCGTCATAAGTGCGGTAAAGACAAGCTCCTGCGCAGGAATGGCGGTACGTTCACGGTTTATCATAGGGTTCAAACTCCTTTCACATCTTCTATACATTAGCACAGGTTATAAGGAAATTCAATGCAGTCAAAAATGCCCTCTCTGCGCCATAATCCCGGCGCAGGAGGGCATTCGTTCAAGGCTATGAAAATATCCGCACGAGATAGCTCAGTGAATCCGACCAGAGCAGAACGCCGAGCAGGACGAGCATGATGCCCGCCGCCTGTTGGATGCGCGGCAGATACTGATAAAACGCGCGCAGCTTCATGATGTGCCGCCGCCAGATCACGGCGAGCAGGAAGAACGGAATGGAAAAACCAAGGCTGTAGATGAACAGCAGGAGCGCTCCCGTCGAGGCGGTTGCCGTATCGCCCGCATAGAGCAGGATGGTCGCGAGCATCGGCCCCGTGCACGGTGTCCACCCAAGCGTAAAGCCGCAGCCAAGGAGAAACGCGCCGCCAATACCGCCAAAGCCACGCCTCTGAAACGGACGGTACTCACGCAGGAGCAGCGGGATTTTGATCCACCCCGTCATGAAGAGCCCCATAACAATGATGAGGACAGCCGCGCCCTGCCGTAAAATCCCCTGATAGGAAAAGAGCCATGCACCAATGACCGACGCAGTGGCGCCGAGCAGGACAAAGACGAGGGTAAAGCCTGCGAGGAATGCGGTCGTATTCGCATACAGTCGTCGTGCCTCACCGCCGTCCTGCTGACTGTTCTTCGCCAGAATCAGTGAGAACGTGGGCAGGAGCGGCAGGACGCACGGCGAGATGAACGAGAGAAAGCCTGCGAGGAATGCCCCGCCGAGCAGGGTCATTTCCATACGGTTCGCCCTCCCTGCGTCACGTTTTTAGAGCTTGCCGATAACATCTTCGAGTTCCTCTTTCGTCACACCGCCTGTCTTGCGATAGGCGACCTTCCCCTCCTTGTCCACGACGACCGTCGTCGGGATCGCGCGTACGCCGTAAAGCGTCGCCGCCGAGCCCTTTGCATCAAGCACGACGGGAAGATCCGCCTTGCGCTCCTGCATAAATTTCTGCACGGGTGCGGCGTCCTCCTGCAAATTAACAGCATAGAAGTCCACCGCATCCTTATGCGTCGCATGGAATTCCGCAAGATCGGGGATCTCCGCCTGACAGGGCGGACACCACGTCGCCCAGAAATTGATGATGTAGGGCTTTCCCTTCGCCTCGACGGCGACATCCTCACCCGCGAGGTTCTTGAGTGTGAACGTCGGTGCAGCTTCACCGCGCAGCCCCGAGCCCTTGCTCTGTTCAGCGGATGACTGTGCCTTTGCCGTCGCGCCCTGATCCGCGCTGTTGCTCGTGCCGCAGCCCGCAATCATGCTGACTGCAAACGCCGCCGCAAACAGTGCCGTATATCTTTTCTTCATAGGTTTCCTTTCTAAATGTCAAACAATTCATACTGCGTCACGGCAAGCGCAGCAAGTGCCGCCGTCTCCGCGCGCAGAATCAAGCGTCCAAGCGAAACGGACTGCGCCCCCGCCGCTCGGATCGCCGCTGCCTCGGTAGGAGAAAATCCGCCCTCCGTACCGACGATGAGAACGATGCGCCGCGCGTCGACGGAGCGCAGCACCGTGCGAATGGACTGCGTGCGCTCCTCTTCGTAACAGAAAATAATCGCCGTGTCCGGTGCATGAAGCAGTGCCGCATCCTGCAAAAGCGCGGAAAGAGACGCAGGCTGCGCAACGCGCATCAGCGCAGACCGTCCGCATTGCTTTGCCGCCTCGTCGGCGATCTTCTGCCAGCGTGCTGTCTTTGCCGCCGCCTTTTTCGCATCGTAGCGCACAACAACATGGTCGGTTGTGATGGGACAGAATGCCGCCGCGCCAAGCTCGACTGCCTTTTGTACGACGAAGTCCATCTTCTCGCCCTTGAGGAGAGCCTGTACGAGGATGACCTCAGTGCGCTCCGTCTCCGTCTGCGGCAGATACTCCATGCGGCGAAGATGTACGCTGTCGTGCACAATGCTGCAGATCACCATACGGGCAATACGCCCGTCACTGTCTGCAACGACAACCGCATCCCCCACCTGAGCACGCATCACACGCGCGAGATGGTGTGCATCCCCGCCCGTAATCTCGATTTCCTCCGCGAGTTCCCCCGCATAAAACAACCGCCGCATCAGAGCCCCGCCTCCGTCCTGCGCCGAATAATCATCGCCGCCCACTCCTTTTCACAGGTCATATCAAGGACTGCATAGCCATGCTCTGCTGCTGCACGCTCGACATCGGCAATGCGATCCTCGATGATGCCCGAGGCGAGGAGAACACCGCCCGGTGCGAGATGTGCGTCCAGCTGATCGAAGAGGCGGATGATGATGTCCGCGACGATATTCGCCGTGATAAGCTCTGCCGGTTCAAGACCCGCACACACAGAGAGCAGGTCGCTCTCGATGACGGCGACATTGCCGACATGATTTGCGCGGATATTCTCCTCGGCGACGGTGACCGCAACAGGATCATCGTCCATCGCGATCACCTCGCCCGCGCCGAGCTTCGAAGCAGCGATCGCGAGAATACCGGAGCCGCAGCCCACATCGTAGACACGCATCTTCGGACAGACGATATGTTCCAGCCAGCGCAGACACATCGCCGTTGTCGCGTGCGCACCCGTGCCGAACGCCGCGCCGGGGTCGAGATCGATGACAATCTCATCGCCCTGCGGCGTGTACTCCTCCCACGTCGGACGGACAACGATGCGCCGCCCGATCTTCTCCGTATGGATGTACGCCTTCCACGTCTCCGCCCAGTCCTCATCGGCGACAAAGGTATGCGAGATCGTCCCCGCACCGATGGGAGCATCAGCGCGGCGCAGATTCTCCACACGCTCCGCGAGCGTCAGAAGGCTGCCCTCCAGACGCGTGTCCTCGGGCAGATAGGCGCGCACGGTGACGGTCTCCGTATCCTCTGCACGCGGCAGATCGGTATAGTCCCACAGCCCTGCATCAATATACGCATTCACGAGCGATGGATCATCGATCTCCGTCCCCGCAGCGCCGAGTTCCATCAAGATATTCCCGATCAGATCCGCGCCCTCATGTGTCGTAACGACACTCACCTGTGCCCAACGCATTCCATCGCCCCCTATGATTTCTTCCGAATGTTTCTCTATATGAGATTCATTATACAGGAAGAAGATTGGAACTGCGATAAAATTTTTCTCTGCGTGCTGCCGACACGAAAAAAAGAAGATGCTGCATGAGGCGCAAAGGCCTTCGTGCAACATCCCCCTATTCTCTGCCGTTTCTCTCAGAACTCCATCTGCCAGAGTCCATGCAGGTTGCAGTGCTCAATCACCTTCACGGGTGCATCGCCGTCCATAAGACGGAACGTGACCTCGGGGGCATCGACTGCCGTGAGATTGACGCGCTGAACGCCCTTTTTCGTCACGAGAATGATGCAGTCGATAAGATGCTCCTCCGTCATCGGATGGGTAACCGAGCCGACCTTGACGTGTACCTCATGCTTCGCAGCATCGTACGTTGCCACGGGAACGTGCTTCTCCTTCGCCGCATCGACCGAGTTCGGAGCGATCGCCTTCAGCGGCGTACCGCAGCACGCGAGATCCAGTGCCTCGTCTCCATAGACCTCGACCAGATGAGACTTTCCTGCAAGATAAAATACGGACATGAATAACCCTCCTATTGCGGAAGCATATGCTTCCGATTCGTAAATACACAGCAAAGTTGAAATGAAAGGAAATCCTTCCTTTCATTGTGGAGTGCGAAAGATGCCATAGACCATATCTATTTTCTCTTTCATGAATAATAATTCTCCATAAAATAAAATTCTCCTTCTTTTCTCCCAAAAAAATTTTCGAGAAAAAATTATTTTCCCCCCTCCGCATTGGTGTCGATAAAGTCCTGCACGAGATAGCGCGGCCGCCGCTTCACCTCAAGGTAGATCTTCGCAACATACTCCCCGATCACCCCGATGGAAAGCAGAATCAGCCCGCCGAGAAACCAAAGCGAAACGACAAGGCTTGTCCAGCCGATGATCGTCTCCCCCTCAAAATGTCGAATGATCGACCAAACGAGCATGAGACCACTGATGAGGGAAATGAACATCCCCATCTGCGAGATCAGCCGAATCGGACGCGCCGAAAGTGAGGTCACGCCCTCCCATGCGAACGACGCCATACGCCGCCACGGATATTTCGACTCCCCCGCGAGGCGCTGTCTGCGCGTATAGTAGACGACATCGTGCGTCAGTCCGATCATGGGTACAATGCCGCGCAGGAAGAGATTCACCTCGGAATACGCCGCAAGTGCCGTGAGCGCACGCCGATCCATCAGGCGGAAGTCCGCATGGTTGAACACGATGTCCGCACCGAGCGCACGCATGGCACGGTAGAAACTCTCTGCCGTAAAGCGCTTGAGAAAGGTGTCCGAGGCACGATTTTCACGCACGCCGTAGACGATGTTTGCCCCCGCCGCATACTTTTCGAGCATGGCATCGACGGCATCTATGTCGTCTTGCAAATCCGCGTCCATGCTGATCGTTACATCCGCATATGGCAGAACGGTCATGAGACCCGCGAGCAGGGCATTCTGATGCCCCTCGTTGTGCGCGAGATTGATACCGGAAAAGAGCGTACTCTGTTCCGCACACGCCGCAATCAGCTCCCACGTCGCATCGCGGCTGCCATCGTTGACGAAGGCGATGCGGCTCTTTGCGCTCACCTTTTCCGCTGCAATCAGCGCAGTCATTTTTTTCCGCAGCTTCTCCGCCGTATCGTTCAGCACCTCCTGCTCATTGTAACAGGGTACGACGAGATAGAGGACAGGAATCGTCATTCTTTATCATCCTTAAAGATACAAAGTCCATCACGTTCAAAAACGAGCTGCCATTGCTCTGCGCCAAGCTCTTTTTTCATTTTATTGTACATAAAGTTACGCATAATGACATACTTCGGACGAGGATCCGCACGCAGCGCGGCAAGGGACGCTGTGTGATTCGTGTCCGCCTCAATGCCCGGGATGTCCGTGTAGAGCATCACGCCGGGGCGCAGCTGCTTGTCAATATAGAGCGCCCGTCCCTCTGCATCTGCCGATGCATGAAGGTTTTCCGCATAGTAAAGCGCTACCTGCTTTACACTGAACTGCCCCTCGACCGCAGGCATCATAAAGCCGAATGCAATGACCATAGTCACCACGCCCGCAGCGACGTGCAGCCATGCCGCAAGGAGGAGGTTGCGGGATGCCGTAATACAGTAGACAATCGCCGCCCCAAAAACAAGGGTAATCGCACCGAGCCAGAGCCCGCCCTCGGCGAGCGGCGCAAGGCTGTCCCCGCTCATCAGCCAGCCGAGTCCAAATACAAGGAACATGAGGGCACTCCCGCCCGCCCACGCAAAATGCGTCTCGCGCCAGTCCTCCACCATACGTGCCAGATTCCAGCCGATGATGGTCGAGAGCGCAGGCGTCAAGAGGAGCATATAGGAGACCTGCTTTGTCTGTGCAATCGAGAAGAATACGAGGACGAAAAT of the Selenomonas dianae genome contains:
- a CDS encoding glycosyltransferase family 2 protein, with the protein product MTIPVLYLVVPCYNEQEVLNDTAEKLRKKMTALIAAEKVSAKSRIAFVNDGSRDATWELIAACAEQSTLFSGINLAHNEGHQNALLAGLMTVLPYADVTISMDADLQDDIDAVDAMLEKYAAGANIVYGVRENRASDTFLKRFTAESFYRAMRALGADIVFNHADFRLMDRRALTALAAYSEVNLFLRGIVPMIGLTHDVVYYTRRQRLAGESKYPWRRMASFAWEGVTSLSARPIRLISQMGMFISLISGLMLVWSIIRHFEGETIIGWTSLVVSLWFLGGLILLSIGVIGEYVAKIYLEVKRRPRYLVQDFIDTNAEGGK
- the hcp gene encoding hydroxylamine reductase, coding for MDAKMFCYQCQETAGGKGCTVQGVCGKKPDVAEMQDLLVYVTKGLGAVTTQLRAEGKTVSVETNHRVTMNLFITITNANFDREAIMDAIEETLALKAELLAQVADASKLPAAAHWTAPRADYEAKAKTVGVLATENEDVRSLRELTTYGLKGLSAYVEHANALGYENEEIDAFSQRALAQLLDDTMDGDALTALVLETGKWGVAGMALLDGANTGTYGHPEVTKVKLGVRNRPGILISGHDLKDLERLLEQTKGTGVDVYTHGEMIPAHYYPAFKKYDNLVGNYGNAWWQQKEEFEKFNGAILMTTNCVVPPKDSYKDRLFTTAAVGVPGCTHIPLVNGEKDFTPVIECAKKCAPPTELETGEIVGGFAHEQVFAVADKVVEAVKNGAIKKFVVMAGCDGRMKSRGYYSEFAEALPHDTVILTAGCAKYKYIKKNLGDIGGIPRVLDAGQCNDSYSLALIALKLKEVFGLDDVNKLPVVYNIAWYEQKAVIVLLALLHLGVKNIHLGPTLPAFLSPNIAKVLARTFGIGGITNVEDDLAMFGIEANAPKAAAV
- a CDS encoding ECF transporter S component, whose protein sequence is MINRERTAIPAQELVFTALMTALVFAATYLPHIPIPLGYAHLGDAVIFLLALLAPRRSTLFAACIGSALADLLGGFALWIVPTLVIKFVMAEIVCRIGRRGDVIAPRISVVVSLLLSSLWMAAAYTLAGAVLYASLPAALASTPGLLMEGIVNALLALLLLPMLRGRFPTF
- a CDS encoding cytochrome c biogenesis CcdA family protein: MEMTLLGGAFLAGFLSFISPCVLPLLPTFSLILAKNSQQDGGEARRLYANTTAFLAGFTLVFVLLGATASVIGAWLFSYQGILRQGAAVLIIVMGLFMTGWIKIPLLLREYRPFQRRGFGGIGGAFLLGCGFTLGWTPCTGPMLATILLYAGDTATASTGALLLFIYSLGFSIPFFLLAVIWRRHIMKLRAFYQYLPRIQQAAGIMLVLLGVLLWSDSLSYLVRIFS
- a CDS encoding TlpA disulfide reductase family protein — protein: MKKRYTALFAAAFAVSMIAGCGTSNSADQGATAKAQSSAEQSKGSGLRGEAAPTFTLKNLAGEDVAVEAKGKPYIINFWATWCPPCQAEIPDLAEFHATHKDAVDFYAVNLQEDAAPVQKFMQERKADLPVVLDAKGSAATLYGVRAIPTTVVVDKEGKVAYRKTGGVTKEELEDVIGKL
- a CDS encoding desulfoferrodoxin family protein; this encodes MSVFYLAGKSHLVEVYGDEALDLACCGTPLKAIAPNSVDAAKEKHVPVATYDAAKHEVHVKVGSVTHPMTEEHLIDCIILVTKKGVQRVNLTAVDAPEVTFRLMDGDAPVKVIEHCNLHGLWQMEF
- a CDS encoding 16S rRNA (uracil(1498)-N(3))-methyltransferase; protein product: MRRLFYAGELAEEIEITGGDAHHLARVMRAQVGDAVVVADSDGRIARMVICSIVHDSVHLRRMEYLPQTETERTEVILVQALLKGEKMDFVVQKAVELGAAAFCPITTDHVVVRYDAKKAAAKTARWQKIADEAAKQCGRSALMRVAQPASLSALLQDAALLHAPDTAIIFCYEEERTQSIRTVLRSVDARRIVLIVGTEGGFSPTEAAAIRAAGAQSVSLGRLILRAETAALAALAVTQYELFDI
- the prmA gene encoding 50S ribosomal protein L11 methyltransferase encodes the protein MRWAQVSVVTTHEGADLIGNILMELGAAGTEIDDPSLVNAYIDAGLWDYTDLPRAEDTETVTVRAYLPEDTRLEGSLLTLAERVENLRRADAPIGAGTISHTFVADEDWAETWKAYIHTEKIGRRIVVRPTWEEYTPQGDEIVIDLDPGAAFGTGAHATTAMCLRWLEHIVCPKMRVYDVGCGSGILAIAASKLGAGEVIAMDDDPVAVTVAEENIRANHVGNVAVIESDLLSVCAGLEPAELITANIVADIIIRLFDQLDAHLAPGGVLLASGIIEDRIADVERAAAEHGYAVLDMTCEKEWAAMIIRRRTEAGL